A single genomic interval of Nonomuraea rubra harbors:
- a CDS encoding cytochrome P450 family protein — MTNIAGLLTAADRDAFLADLAEQGPVSRGTYVDGTPIWLVTGYPESVTVLTDPRFSSDVAKQAKIDVAAAAGLPEDVVPYLMRTLGAYDPPDHTRLRRLVSREFTARRIEGLRPRIQEIADELLSGLPAEFDLIERYAYPLPIQVICELLGVPAQDRDTWRGWAADLGAPDLERLAAGARGLVGYMRDLIAAKRAAPGEDLLSGLVRVREEDGDRLSDEELISMSVSILIAGHETTVGLISQSVRLLLTRSLGLGDVAAAVEELLRYSGPAEIAVLRYTLEPVELGGVVIPAGEAVQVVYAAANRDPRRFDRPGLLDLHRPDNAHLGFGHGIHYCLGAALARAETQIALTSLLDRFPELTLAGEVGWQPGLKRALTGLPVRTSPEP; from the coding sequence ATGACCAACATCGCCGGCCTGCTGACCGCCGCCGACCGTGACGCCTTCCTCGCCGACCTGGCCGAGCAGGGCCCGGTCAGTCGCGGCACCTATGTGGACGGCACCCCCATCTGGCTCGTCACCGGCTATCCGGAGAGCGTCACGGTGCTGACCGATCCGCGCTTCAGCAGCGACGTCGCCAAGCAGGCCAAGATCGACGTGGCGGCGGCGGCCGGGCTGCCCGAGGACGTGGTGCCGTACCTGATGCGCACGCTCGGCGCCTATGACCCGCCGGACCACACCCGGTTGCGCAGGCTCGTCTCCCGCGAGTTCACCGCCCGCAGGATCGAGGGGCTGCGCCCGCGCATCCAGGAGATCGCCGACGAGCTGCTGTCCGGCCTGCCCGCGGAGTTCGACCTGATCGAGCGGTACGCCTACCCGCTGCCCATCCAGGTCATCTGCGAGCTGCTCGGCGTCCCCGCACAGGACCGTGACACCTGGCGCGGCTGGGCCGCCGATCTCGGCGCACCAGATCTGGAGCGGCTCGCCGCCGGGGCCAGAGGGCTGGTCGGCTACATGCGCGACCTGATCGCCGCCAAGCGGGCCGCCCCGGGAGAAGACCTGCTGTCCGGGCTGGTGCGGGTGCGCGAGGAGGACGGGGACCGGCTCAGCGACGAGGAGCTGATCTCGATGTCCGTCAGCATCCTGATCGCCGGGCACGAGACCACCGTCGGGCTCATCAGCCAGAGTGTCCGGCTGCTGCTCACCCGCTCCCTCGGCCTCGGCGACGTCGCGGCGGCGGTGGAGGAACTGCTGCGCTACAGCGGGCCCGCCGAGATCGCCGTCCTGCGCTACACCCTGGAGCCGGTGGAGCTCGGCGGCGTCGTCATTCCGGCGGGGGAGGCCGTCCAGGTCGTGTACGCGGCGGCGAACCGCGACCCGCGCCGCTTCGACCGGCCCGGCCTGCTCGACCTGCACCGTCCCGACAACGCTCACCTCGGCTTCGGGCACGGCATCCACTACTGCCTGGGCGCCGCGCTGGCCCGCGCCGAGACGCAGATCGCGCTCACCAGCCTCCTCGATCGCTTCCCGGAGCTCACCCTGGCCGGTGAGGTCGGCTGGCAGCCGGGGCTCAAGCGGGCGCTCACCGGGCTGCCCGTCCGCACGTCTCCGGAGCCCTGA
- a CDS encoding glycosyltransferase: MKVLILTHGTHGDVQPYAGLALALRRAGHEAVLAAPAAMAALAEPHGITFAPVDDGTNKLIDDPGIREAIESNYRGLRGKKVALEVMRRSKPLLAKVFDDMAGVAEAGADLVVHAPGIPAHHFAEWLGVPAVPAALQPVWVPTATFRNPMLPVPLPKALNRASYLAIKLMLRSFGGIADRLRAERLGLPRRRGRHDFLRRPDGGPATVLQGFSTHVLPDGLDYPRSVHTTGFWFLPAPPGWTPSAELAAFLAAGDRPVYIGFGSMAGNDPARVGRVVAGAVRRAGVRAVLASGWGGLRVDDLPDGVFVLDQAPHDWLFPRMAAIVHHGGSGTTGAALAAGRPQVVCPFVADQPFWAARTYAAGVAPPPQPQRRLTAEGLAAAIGQALDLEENAGRLGHLIRAEDGARRAVTILESLS; the protein is encoded by the coding sequence ATGAAGGTCCTCATCCTCACCCACGGCACGCACGGCGACGTGCAGCCGTATGCCGGGCTGGCACTCGCGCTGCGGCGGGCCGGGCACGAGGCGGTGCTGGCCGCTCCGGCGGCGATGGCCGCCCTGGCCGAGCCGCACGGGATCACCTTCGCACCCGTGGACGACGGGACGAACAAGCTCATCGACGACCCCGGGATCCGTGAGGCGATCGAGAGCAACTACCGGGGGCTCCGCGGCAAGAAGGTCGCACTGGAGGTGATGCGCCGCAGCAAGCCGCTCCTGGCGAAGGTGTTCGACGACATGGCAGGCGTGGCGGAAGCGGGCGCGGATCTCGTGGTGCACGCGCCGGGCATCCCCGCCCACCACTTCGCCGAATGGCTCGGCGTGCCCGCGGTGCCCGCCGCGCTGCAACCGGTGTGGGTGCCGACCGCCACCTTCCGCAACCCGATGCTGCCGGTGCCGCTGCCGAAGGCGCTCAACCGGGCTTCGTACCTGGCGATCAAGCTGATGCTGCGCTCCTTCGGCGGCATCGCCGACCGGCTGCGCGCCGAACGGCTGGGCCTGCCCCGGCGGCGCGGCCGGCACGACTTCCTGCGCCGCCCGGACGGCGGCCCGGCCACGGTGCTGCAGGGTTTCAGCACGCACGTGCTGCCGGACGGGCTCGACTATCCGCGCTCGGTGCACACCACCGGCTTCTGGTTCCTGCCCGCGCCGCCCGGCTGGACGCCCTCGGCGGAGCTGGCGGCGTTCCTGGCGGCAGGGGACAGGCCGGTGTACATCGGGTTCGGCAGCATGGCGGGCAACGACCCCGCGCGGGTGGGGCGGGTGGTGGCCGGGGCCGTGCGGCGAGCGGGGGTGCGGGCGGTGCTGGCGTCCGGGTGGGGCGGCCTGCGGGTGGACGACCTGCCGGACGGCGTCTTCGTGCTGGACCAGGCGCCGCACGACTGGTTGTTCCCGCGCATGGCCGCGATCGTCCACCACGGCGGCAGCGGCACCACGGGCGCCGCGCTGGCCGCCGGCCGGCCGCAGGTGGTCTGCCCGTTCGTGGCCGACCAGCCGTTCTGGGCCGCCCGCACGTACGCGGCCGGTGTCGCGCCGCCGCCTCAGCCCCAGCGGCGGCTCACCGCCGAAGGGCTCGCCGCAGCCATCGGCCAGGCCCTGGACCTGGAGGAGAACGCCGGACGCCTGGGCCACCTCATCCGGGCCGAGGACGGAGCACGCCGCGCCGTCACGATCCTGGAGTCGCTGTCATGA
- a CDS encoding TetR family transcriptional regulator, with protein MRSSEDADLTARARIRNAALELFGAEGVGRVSLRAVATRAGAYGRGGRGRATTRGVFADDRALAAWDEVRRRR; from the coding sequence ATGCGGTCAAGCGAGGATGCCGATCTCACGGCGCGTGCCCGGATCAGGAACGCGGCCCTGGAGCTGTTCGGCGCGGAGGGTGTGGGCCGGGTCAGCCTGCGGGCGGTCGCGACTCGGGCTGGGGCATACGGGAGGGGCGGGCGCGGCCGAGCGACGACCCGGGGCGTGTTCGCCGACGATCGCGCCCTGGCGGCGTGGGACGAGGTCAGGAGGCGGCGATGA
- a CDS encoding dihydrofolate reductase family protein — MSKVILDVSVSLDGFTAGPDVRPEEPMGDGGERLHEWMGNASPVDQDMRRQVDAAVGAVVIGRHTFDLGLRPWGGTPWPGVPSFVVTHRTREDLLGDNGGTFAFDGLEAAVRRAREAAGDKHVIVMGADVARQLLRAGLLDEIWLHIAPVLLGGGTRLFDGEQVELVPVEAVAGGAFVPHVRYRVRNA, encoded by the coding sequence ATGAGCAAAGTGATTCTGGACGTGTCGGTGTCCCTCGACGGCTTCACGGCGGGTCCCGACGTCCGCCCGGAAGAGCCGATGGGGGACGGCGGCGAGCGGCTGCACGAGTGGATGGGCAACGCCTCGCCGGTCGACCAGGACATGCGGCGGCAGGTGGACGCGGCGGTCGGAGCCGTCGTCATCGGCCGGCACACGTTCGACCTCGGCCTGCGCCCGTGGGGCGGCACCCCGTGGCCCGGCGTGCCCAGCTTCGTGGTCACCCACCGCACCAGGGAGGACCTGCTCGGCGACAACGGCGGGACGTTCGCCTTCGACGGCCTGGAGGCCGCCGTCCGCCGCGCCAGGGAGGCCGCGGGCGACAAGCACGTCATCGTCATGGGCGCGGACGTCGCCCGGCAACTGCTGCGGGCGGGCCTGCTCGACGAGATCTGGCTGCACATCGCGCCCGTGCTGCTGGGCGGCGGCACGCGCCTGTTCGACGGGGAGCAGGTGGAGCTCGTCCCGGTGGAGGCGGTCGCGGGTGGAGCGTTCGTGCCCCACGTGCGTTACCGCGTCCGCAACGCCTGA
- a CDS encoding Gfo/Idh/MocA family protein: MAAPHRYVPSRRDLLRSGISLGAATSVGGAGAAHASTAWEPPRAQGERGMVNVPFEGFENVRVGLIGLGNRGGSQDVRWGAVSTVTAVCDIRPERVSRTIARIMQQGFQDVEPVGYSAGEQDFLKLVQRDDIDLIYVATPWEWHYPQARAAMEHGKHVAVELPISPHLDEIWSLVRTSERTRKHCMLLENVNYFRPELQMFNMVQAGLFGELQHGSGGYVHDLRWPYLFGGAYHPEHWRRRWQTRMNALHYPMHGLGPVSAAMGINRGDRFDELVAVASLPKALALFREEDPRVTPDHSSWQDRPYISGDRHTCFVTTARGRFIRVEHDVNSPHPYTRETTLTGTRGSIELDNARVYLESLGHDDHTWRTGNAYTAIRQQYDHWLWPLLERLADQYGGHGGGDFVSIFRLVQLMRLGMTPDIDVYDSAAWCSVIPLSHESLRSGHLRPVKVPDFTRGHWKEARPTFDRPQPEDPQLRAGSTARRRATGIIEPGSSEANGDADPAPGARSGQEGD; encoded by the coding sequence GTGGCCGCTCCGCACCGCTACGTCCCCTCACGCCGCGACCTGCTGAGGTCCGGCATCTCGCTCGGCGCCGCCACGAGTGTCGGCGGCGCCGGCGCCGCCCACGCCTCGACCGCCTGGGAACCGCCGCGCGCCCAGGGCGAGCGCGGCATGGTGAACGTGCCGTTCGAGGGTTTCGAGAACGTCCGGGTCGGGCTCATCGGCCTCGGCAACCGGGGCGGGAGCCAGGACGTGCGCTGGGGCGCCGTCTCCACGGTCACCGCCGTGTGCGACATCCGTCCGGAACGGGTCAGCCGCACCATCGCCCGCATCATGCAGCAGGGCTTCCAGGACGTCGAGCCGGTCGGCTACTCCGCGGGCGAGCAGGACTTCCTCAAGCTCGTCCAGCGCGACGACATCGACCTGATCTACGTCGCCACCCCGTGGGAATGGCACTACCCGCAGGCCAGGGCGGCCATGGAGCACGGCAAGCACGTCGCGGTCGAGCTGCCGATCTCCCCGCACCTGGACGAGATCTGGAGCCTGGTGCGCACGTCCGAGCGGACCCGCAAGCACTGCATGCTCCTGGAGAACGTCAACTACTTCCGTCCCGAGCTGCAGATGTTCAACATGGTCCAGGCGGGGCTCTTCGGCGAGCTGCAGCACGGCTCCGGCGGCTACGTCCACGACCTGCGCTGGCCGTACCTGTTCGGCGGCGCCTACCACCCCGAGCACTGGCGGCGGCGCTGGCAGACCCGGATGAACGCCTTGCACTACCCGATGCACGGCCTGGGGCCCGTCTCGGCCGCCATGGGCATCAACCGCGGGGACCGCTTCGACGAGCTGGTCGCCGTGGCCTCCCTGCCCAAGGCGCTGGCCCTGTTCCGCGAGGAGGACCCGCGGGTGACCCCGGATCACTCGTCCTGGCAGGACAGGCCGTACATCTCGGGCGACCGGCACACCTGCTTCGTCACCACCGCCCGCGGCCGGTTCATCCGGGTCGAGCACGACGTGAACTCCCCCCACCCGTACACCAGGGAGACCACGCTCACCGGCACCCGGGGGTCGATCGAGCTCGACAACGCCCGGGTCTACCTCGAATCGCTCGGCCACGACGACCACACGTGGCGGACCGGCAACGCCTACACCGCCATCCGCCAGCAGTACGACCACTGGTTATGGCCGTTGCTGGAAAGGCTGGCCGACCAGTACGGCGGGCACGGCGGCGGCGATTTCGTGTCCATCTTCCGCCTCGTCCAGCTGATGCGGCTCGGGATGACGCCCGACATCGACGTCTACGACTCGGCGGCGTGGTGCTCGGTGATCCCGCTCAGCCACGAGTCGCTGAGGTCCGGCCACCTGCGCCCGGTCAAGGTGCCCGACTTCACCCGCGGCCACTGGAAGGAGGCCCGCCCCACCTTCGACCGCCCGCAACCGGAGGACCCGCAGCTCAGGGCCGGCTCGACCGCCCGTCGCCGCGCCACCGGGATCATCGAGCCGGGCAGCAGCGAAGCGAACGGGGACGCCGACCCCGCACCGGGCGCCCGCAGCGGCCAGGAAGGCGACTGA
- a CDS encoding glycosyl hydrolase: MTDGSPLNLSWKRRMDEYARYLQQLEDAGVTVLLRPFHEMNQHVFWWGGRPGLTGSAGLYRMFHDYLEVEKGLSNIVWVWNVQDLPDNYGWADGDPKFDRYEGLEGGLAEYDAGDWSSFSPGKDYYDVLSVDFYDPEGYAARHYEQARSIARRDGKPMIIGETFVFPSRAEQAAQPDWTLAMPWGVRTWNHNTPEAMAEFYHHSIGAAGVPRLAARRNAIDALPRVSAEATSDAREPATDAVLTFVRPAHSAGEELTVRYAVRDDRDTRAGRDYAPLDGRVTFQAGRTTATETVRVLDRRGHSPAGRTVTVTLLPGRGYRASAPATATVRILPEG, encoded by the coding sequence ATGACCGACGGCAGCCCGCTCAACCTCAGCTGGAAGCGGCGCATGGACGAGTACGCCCGCTACCTCCAGCAGCTGGAGGACGCCGGCGTGACCGTGCTGCTGCGGCCCTTCCACGAGATGAACCAGCACGTGTTCTGGTGGGGCGGCCGGCCGGGACTGACCGGCAGCGCGGGGCTGTACCGGATGTTCCACGACTACCTGGAGGTCGAGAAGGGGCTGTCCAACATCGTCTGGGTGTGGAACGTCCAGGACCTGCCGGACAACTACGGCTGGGCCGACGGCGACCCGAAGTTCGACCGCTACGAGGGCCTCGAGGGCGGCCTGGCCGAGTACGACGCCGGCGACTGGTCCTCCTTCAGCCCCGGCAAGGACTACTACGACGTGCTGTCGGTGGACTTCTACGACCCCGAGGGCTACGCGGCCCGCCACTACGAGCAGGCGCGGTCGATCGCGAGGCGCGACGGCAAGCCGATGATCATCGGCGAGACGTTCGTCTTCCCGTCGCGGGCCGAGCAGGCGGCCCAGCCGGACTGGACGCTCGCCATGCCGTGGGGCGTGCGCACCTGGAACCACAACACTCCGGAGGCGATGGCCGAGTTCTACCACCACAGCATCGGCGCCGCCGGCGTGCCGCGCCTGGCCGCCCGGCGCAACGCCATCGACGCCCTGCCGCGCGTCTCCGCGGAGGCCACGTCGGACGCCCGCGAGCCCGCCACCGACGCGGTCCTCACGTTCGTCCGCCCCGCGCACTCCGCGGGCGAGGAGCTGACCGTGCGCTACGCCGTCCGCGACGACCGTGACACGCGGGCCGGCCGGGACTACGCGCCGCTCGACGGGCGCGTCACGTTCCAGGCCGGCCGGACCACGGCCACCGAGACGGTCCGGGTGCTCGACCGGCGCGGGCACTCGCCGGCCGGGCGCACGGTCACGGTCACACTGCTGCCGGGCAGGGGGTACCGCGCGAGCGCTCCCGCCACGGCGACCGTCCGGATCCTTCCGGAGGGGTGA
- a CDS encoding glycosyl hydrolase: protein MRTPRSLLLTLAVALATVASLATPALAFPAATRAGLISFLNGISGRYTLSGQHNREPNSDPTKYTRVAQSITGQTPGLWGGDFLFASSDVASRQTMINEAIRQWQGGSVVTLTWHMCPPTTGSTCGWDSAGVLSHLSDSQWSQLVTSGTSLNNAFKSRLAEAVPYLRQLQNAGVPVLWRPIHEMNDGWSWWGGRPGASGSRKLYQITYDYLTSQGLTNLVWVWNVKDVSMGSIGEYWPGSSYADVASLDVWAKLEPSSSDYQAMLGVAGGKPISLAEVGRAPSPALLDAQPRWTWFMVWAEWLTDPSYNTNASVQASYFGPRVYNRGEFAITGGGGGTTRTGKIRGLGGKCVDVAAANPANGTKVQLYTCDANGSAQAWTVGSDGTIRALGKCLDVAGGVNADGTKVQIWDCTSGNANQRWTYDSATQRLTSAATGRCLDATGQSSADGTALQIWSCTTNANQKWTLPA, encoded by the coding sequence ATGCGCACCCCCCGCAGCCTCTTACTGACCCTGGCGGTGGCCCTGGCCACCGTCGCGAGCCTGGCCACGCCCGCACTGGCCTTCCCCGCCGCCACCCGGGCCGGCCTGATCAGCTTCCTGAACGGGATCTCCGGCCGGTACACCCTGTCGGGCCAGCACAACCGCGAGCCCAACAGCGACCCCACCAAGTACACCCGCGTCGCCCAGAGCATCACCGGCCAGACCCCCGGCCTGTGGGGCGGCGACTTCCTGTTCGCCTCCTCCGACGTCGCCAGCCGCCAGACGATGATCAACGAGGCCATCCGCCAGTGGCAGGGCGGCTCGGTCGTGACCCTGACCTGGCACATGTGCCCGCCCACCACCGGCTCCACCTGCGGCTGGGACTCGGCGGGCGTGCTCAGCCACCTGTCCGACAGCCAGTGGAGCCAGCTCGTCACCAGCGGCACGAGCCTCAACAACGCCTTCAAGAGCCGGCTCGCCGAGGCCGTGCCCTATCTGCGCCAACTCCAGAACGCCGGGGTGCCGGTGCTGTGGCGGCCCATCCACGAGATGAACGACGGCTGGTCCTGGTGGGGCGGCCGGCCGGGCGCGTCGGGCAGCAGGAAGCTGTACCAGATCACCTACGACTACCTGACGTCCCAGGGGCTGACGAACCTCGTGTGGGTCTGGAACGTCAAGGACGTCTCCATGGGCTCGATCGGCGAGTACTGGCCCGGCTCGTCGTACGCGGACGTGGCCTCGCTCGACGTGTGGGCCAAGCTGGAGCCCTCCTCCTCCGACTACCAGGCGATGCTCGGCGTGGCCGGCGGCAAGCCGATCTCCCTGGCCGAGGTGGGCCGCGCCCCCAGCCCCGCGCTGCTCGACGCCCAGCCGCGCTGGACCTGGTTCATGGTGTGGGCGGAGTGGCTGACCGACCCGTCGTACAACACCAACGCGAGCGTGCAGGCCAGCTACTTCGGCCCGCGGGTGTACAACCGCGGCGAGTTCGCCATCACCGGCGGAGGCGGCGGCACGACGAGGACCGGGAAGATCAGGGGACTCGGCGGCAAGTGCGTCGACGTGGCCGCCGCCAACCCCGCCAACGGCACCAAGGTGCAGCTCTACACCTGTGACGCCAACGGCAGCGCGCAGGCGTGGACGGTCGGCTCCGACGGGACCATCCGCGCGCTGGGCAAGTGCCTCGACGTGGCCGGCGGGGTCAACGCCGACGGAACGAAGGTGCAGATCTGGGACTGCACGAGCGGCAACGCCAACCAGCGGTGGACCTACGACTCCGCCACCCAGCGCCTGACCAGCGCGGCCACCGGCAGGTGCCTGGACGCGACCGGGCAGAGCTCGGCCGACGGCACCGCGCTGCAGATCTGGAGCTGCACCACCAACGCCAACCAGAAGTGGACCCTGCCCGCATGA
- a CDS encoding cellulase family glycosylhydrolase has product MRSLRWASLAAVVLVLSLAPPAHAAPAPADLTSLNTRFVTRSDSRLDLDGKPFRFAGTNIYWLGLDENVGGVAYPTFFRIRDALDTAKAMGMTVVRSHMLASTGNPLSILPSKEAGFNDEAFATVDYAIAYAGSIGLRLILPLTDEWSYYHGGHRDFTEPYGLPSEAFYTDERVIADYQAYAEHVMRRVNPLTGKAYNADPTIMAWEFGNELEGMTLDWINTNAVKFRQWAPRQLIAAGRRFDLDPDTLAAPGVDIVDVHYYPPTAERVGADAATVTGAGKVYIAGEYASTAATKELLTPLAADRNVTGLLSWSLFGHHDRGGFVQHDDGFTLHYPGDDERMRASVEAQVAFAEQVSPPSGRPARVGPPLITQVDKRGGLNELRWRGAAGAAGYVVERLRRGRWSAAHQGLLTDNQTPWIDPGATGEVTYRVVPVDRDGRRGTASEPVRVARSQVVLVDPLQTTDLAGGHENVTITPAAAVADGEAWMSWSRPGLQRVRFDVAGRPRIKVQVSDDGSAWRTVRHETDTVRDETDTVRHESGDVRHGRGDGQVTAEIGGAGHVRVLWSGGKGLTRATLWSADPAPVTAPPAAPAPLTPAPGARDVLGTPAFTWSPAAGTGLYTLTVSEHADLSDPVLSATAITGTEHRPSGELEPGVTYYWRITAVNAAGRTHGAVSTFATRPLPTAPAVVDDFTGYADSAQLAAAYARNPGGDQITPSLLPGQGMRLDYTLGGAGYAGVIRTFSPALDVWGQHGLELRLAQTGAAAKITVQFVTGGVYFEHTLDAAPNGVVRIPFTEFDHPSWAGAGPLDVTRFEQLSFYVGGGPGTGALTVDQVTAYPAP; this is encoded by the coding sequence ATGCGATCCCTCCGATGGGCGAGCCTCGCCGCGGTCGTCCTGGTCCTCTCCCTGGCCCCGCCCGCGCACGCTGCCCCCGCCCCAGCGGACCTGACCTCGCTGAACACCCGGTTCGTGACCCGCTCGGACTCCCGCCTCGACCTCGACGGCAAGCCGTTCCGCTTCGCCGGCACCAACATCTACTGGCTCGGCCTGGACGAGAACGTCGGCGGCGTCGCCTACCCGACCTTCTTCCGCATCCGGGACGCCCTCGACACGGCCAAGGCCATGGGCATGACCGTGGTGCGCTCGCACATGCTGGCCTCCACCGGCAACCCCCTGTCGATCCTGCCCTCGAAGGAGGCGGGCTTCAACGACGAGGCGTTCGCGACGGTGGACTACGCGATCGCGTACGCCGGCTCGATCGGCCTGCGCCTGATCCTGCCGCTGACCGACGAGTGGTCCTACTACCACGGCGGTCACCGCGACTTCACCGAGCCCTACGGCCTGCCGTCGGAGGCGTTCTACACCGACGAGCGGGTGATCGCCGACTACCAGGCCTATGCCGAGCACGTGATGCGCCGGGTCAACCCGCTGACGGGCAAGGCCTACAACGCCGACCCCACGATCATGGCCTGGGAGTTCGGCAACGAACTGGAGGGCATGACCCTCGACTGGATCAACACCAACGCCGTCAAGTTCCGCCAGTGGGCGCCGCGCCAGCTCATCGCGGCCGGCCGCCGCTTCGACCTCGACCCCGACACGCTCGCCGCGCCCGGCGTGGACATCGTGGACGTGCACTACTACCCGCCGACGGCCGAGCGGGTCGGCGCCGACGCGGCCACGGTGACCGGCGCGGGCAAGGTCTACATCGCCGGCGAGTACGCCTCCACCGCGGCCACCAAGGAACTGCTCACCCCGCTCGCCGCGGACCGCAACGTCACCGGCCTGCTGTCGTGGTCGCTGTTCGGTCACCACGACCGGGGCGGCTTCGTCCAGCACGACGACGGCTTCACCCTGCACTATCCCGGCGACGACGAGCGCATGCGGGCCTCCGTCGAGGCGCAGGTCGCCTTCGCCGAGCAGGTCTCCCCGCCGAGCGGCCGCCCCGCGCGCGTCGGGCCGCCGCTCATCACCCAGGTGGACAAGCGCGGCGGGCTCAACGAGCTGCGCTGGCGCGGCGCGGCCGGCGCCGCCGGCTACGTCGTGGAGCGCTTGCGGCGTGGCCGGTGGAGCGCCGCCCACCAGGGGCTGCTCACCGACAACCAGACGCCGTGGATCGACCCGGGAGCGACGGGCGAGGTCACCTACCGGGTCGTCCCGGTCGATCGGGACGGCCGCCGCGGCACCGCTTCGGAGCCGGTGCGGGTCGCCCGCTCGCAGGTCGTGCTCGTCGACCCGCTGCAGACGACGGACCTGGCCGGCGGCCACGAGAACGTCACCATCACCCCGGCCGCGGCCGTCGCCGACGGCGAGGCCTGGATGTCGTGGAGCCGCCCCGGGCTGCAACGGGTGCGCTTCGACGTGGCGGGCCGGCCGCGTATAAAGGTGCAGGTCTCCGACGACGGCTCCGCCTGGCGCACCGTGCGGCACGAGACCGACACCGTGCGGGACGAGACCGACACCGTGCGGCACGAGAGCGGTGACGTGCGGCACGGGAGGGGCGACGGCCAGGTGACGGCCGAGATCGGCGGCGCCGGGCACGTCCGCGTGCTCTGGAGCGGCGGCAAGGGGCTGACCCGCGCCACCCTCTGGTCGGCCGACCCCGCTCCCGTCACCGCGCCTCCAGCCGCCCCCGCGCCGCTCACCCCGGCTCCCGGCGCCCGTGACGTGCTGGGCACCCCGGCGTTCACCTGGAGCCCGGCCGCGGGCACGGGCCTCTACACGCTCACCGTCTCCGAGCACGCCGACCTGAGCGACCCCGTGCTGTCGGCCACCGCGATCACCGGGACGGAGCACAGGCCGTCCGGGGAGCTCGAACCCGGCGTCACCTACTACTGGCGGATCACCGCGGTCAACGCGGCCGGCCGCACCCACGGCGCGGTGTCCACCTTCGCCACCCGCCCGCTGCCCACCGCCCCCGCCGTCGTGGACGACTTCACGGGCTACGCGGACTCGGCCCAGCTCGCCGCCGCCTACGCGCGCAACCCCGGCGGCGACCAGATCACCCCGTCGCTGCTGCCCGGCCAGGGCATGCGGCTGGACTACACGCTCGGCGGCGCCGGCTACGCGGGCGTCATCCGTACGTTCTCCCCGGCCCTGGACGTGTGGGGGCAGCACGGCCTCGAACTGCGGCTCGCCCAGACCGGCGCGGCCGCGAAGATCACCGTCCAGTTCGTCACCGGCGGCGTCTACTTCGAGCACACCCTCGACGCCGCACCGAACGGCGTGGTGCGCATCCCGTTCACCGAGTTCGACCACCCGAGCTGGGCCGGCGCGGGCCCGCTCGACGTGACCCGCTTCGAGCAACTGTCGTTCTACGTCGGCGGCGGGCCGGGCACCGGCGCGCTCACCGTCGACCAGGTCACCGCCTATCCCGCCCCGTAG